In Pirellulales bacterium, the following proteins share a genomic window:
- a CDS encoding TAT-variant-translocated molybdopterin oxidoreductase, whose protein sequence is MNEPNYDWQAIRSRLAAASGREYWRSFEQLADTAEFQDYLKHEFPRQAGEWMDAVGRRHFLKLMAASLGLAGSMGCLRQPEEKIVPYVHQPEEIVPGKPLFFATATTLGGYATGILVESQMGRPTKIEGNPEHPASLGATDAFTQAAILTLYDPDRSQTVMHRERIATWDNFLTAIAEELPALKARQGRGLRILTETVTSPTLANQLQSLLEAMPEARWHQYDPCGRDNVRAGAKLAFGEYVDTIYRFDRADAIVSLDADFLWGMPGSVRYAREFIDRRRVVSNGPKMNRLFAVESTPGLTGAMADHRLPIAPSEVEALARALAGRLGVELSAGGADVPAGVTETWLNAIVSDLKAHRGASIVIAGEAQPPVVHALAHAINRQLENVGKTVEYIEPVEARAEDHLASLKTLVDDMAAGDVELLLILDGNPVYNSPAAFDFAAQLANVKLAVHLSQHYDETSFLCHWHIPAAHFLESWGDARAFDGTASIVQPLIAPLYGGRTAHELLSVLHGRADQSPFETVQQYWQKRVGGDDFGRVWRKAVHDGIVPDTKAETRDVELSFDGRDPRADEQPAGEGLLEIVFPPDPTVWDGRFANNGWLQELPKPLTKLTWDNAAYLSPQMAENEQLANGDMVELTVSDRKLEVPVWIVPGHADGVVSLSLGYGRTRCGRVGTDIGFNAYQIRPATGKWFAKGVQLKKTGERYKLVVTQDHHSMEGRDVVQFGTLDEYQRDENFLLAGHPSESRKESHEPFNLPSLYPDEKSDFPERKESDNAWGMVIDQTACIGCNACVIACQAENNTPIVGKEQVSHGREMQWLRIDRYYVGGIDNPDTYFQPMLCMHCEKAPCELVCPVGATVHSSEGLNQMIYNRCVGTRYCSNNCPYKVRRFNFLNYEAFINYDTEPQLAMLRNPDVTVRSRGVMEKCSFCVQRIQEAKIEAHKENRAITDRDIQTACQQACPTRAIVFGNLNNPQSEVARLKKSPLNYGVLAELNTRPRTTYLARLRNPHPDLVAEETGDTPPLDPRDRQIDDWLEKLKGKEA, encoded by the coding sequence ATGAATGAACCCAACTACGATTGGCAGGCGATTCGTTCGCGGCTGGCTGCCGCCAGCGGCCGCGAATATTGGCGCAGCTTCGAGCAGCTCGCCGACACCGCCGAGTTCCAGGACTATCTGAAGCACGAGTTTCCGCGGCAGGCCGGCGAGTGGATGGACGCCGTCGGCCGACGACATTTTCTCAAGCTGATGGCGGCCTCGCTGGGACTGGCCGGCTCGATGGGTTGCCTCCGCCAGCCGGAGGAAAAGATTGTCCCCTACGTGCATCAGCCCGAAGAGATCGTGCCCGGCAAACCGCTCTTTTTTGCCACGGCCACGACGCTGGGCGGCTACGCCACGGGCATCCTGGTCGAAAGCCAGATGGGCCGGCCGACGAAGATCGAAGGCAACCCCGAGCACCCGGCCAGCCTGGGAGCGACCGACGCCTTTACGCAAGCGGCCATCCTTACGCTCTACGATCCCGATCGTTCGCAGACCGTGATGCACCGCGAGCGGATCGCCACCTGGGACAATTTTTTGACGGCCATCGCCGAAGAATTGCCGGCGCTGAAGGCCCGCCAAGGCCGCGGGCTGCGGATCCTCACCGAGACCGTCACGTCGCCGACGCTGGCCAACCAGTTGCAGTCGCTGTTGGAGGCCATGCCCGAAGCGCGCTGGCACCAGTATGACCCCTGCGGTCGCGACAACGTGCGGGCAGGCGCCAAACTGGCTTTCGGCGAATATGTCGACACGATTTATCGCTTCGATCGGGCCGACGCGATCGTGTCGCTCGACGCCGACTTTCTTTGGGGCATGCCGGGCAGCGTGCGCTACGCCCGTGAGTTCATTGATCGTCGCCGCGTGGTCAGCAACGGACCCAAAATGAACCGGCTGTTCGCGGTGGAAAGCACGCCGGGACTGACGGGCGCCATGGCCGATCACCGCCTGCCGATCGCGCCGTCGGAGGTGGAAGCGTTGGCCCGCGCCCTCGCCGGCCGCTTGGGCGTCGAACTCTCGGCCGGCGGCGCCGACGTGCCGGCGGGCGTCACGGAAACGTGGCTGAATGCGATTGTTTCCGACCTGAAAGCACATCGCGGCGCCAGCATCGTCATCGCCGGCGAGGCCCAGCCGCCGGTCGTTCATGCGCTGGCACACGCCATCAACCGGCAGCTTGAGAACGTCGGCAAGACCGTCGAGTATATCGAGCCGGTCGAAGCGCGTGCCGAAGACCATTTGGCGTCGCTCAAGACCCTGGTCGATGATATGGCGGCCGGCGACGTCGAGCTGCTGCTGATCCTCGACGGCAATCCGGTCTACAACAGCCCGGCCGCGTTCGACTTCGCCGCGCAGCTTGCCAACGTCAAACTCGCGGTCCACCTCTCGCAGCACTACGACGAGACGTCGTTTCTCTGCCATTGGCACATTCCGGCCGCCCACTTTTTGGAAAGCTGGGGCGACGCTCGCGCCTTTGATGGCACGGCTTCGATCGTGCAGCCGCTGATCGCGCCGCTCTATGGCGGCCGCACGGCCCACGAATTGCTCTCGGTCTTGCACGGTCGCGCCGACCAGTCGCCGTTCGAGACCGTGCAGCAATACTGGCAAAAGCGGGTGGGTGGCGACGACTTCGGCCGCGTGTGGCGCAAGGCGGTCCACGACGGAATCGTGCCCGATACCAAAGCCGAAACGCGCGACGTCGAGCTTTCGTTCGATGGTCGCGACCCGCGGGCCGACGAACAGCCGGCAGGCGAAGGATTGTTGGAAATCGTATTCCCTCCCGATCCGACCGTCTGGGACGGCCGCTTTGCCAACAACGGCTGGCTGCAAGAGCTTCCCAAACCGCTCACCAAGCTCACCTGGGACAACGCCGCTTATCTCAGCCCGCAAATGGCCGAAAACGAGCAGCTTGCCAATGGCGACATGGTCGAGCTGACCGTCTCCGATCGCAAGCTGGAGGTGCCCGTCTGGATTGTGCCGGGGCATGCCGACGGCGTCGTCAGCCTGTCGCTCGGCTACGGCCGAACGCGCTGCGGCCGGGTGGGCACGGACATCGGCTTCAACGCCTATCAGATCCGGCCGGCCACCGGAAAATGGTTTGCCAAAGGCGTGCAGCTCAAGAAGACGGGCGAGCGTTACAAGCTGGTTGTCACGCAGGACCACCATAGCATGGAGGGCCGCGACGTGGTGCAGTTCGGCACGCTCGACGAGTATCAGCGCGACGAGAACTTCTTGCTCGCCGGCCACCCCAGCGAGAGCCGTAAAGAAAGCCACGAGCCGTTCAACTTGCCCTCGCTCTATCCCGACGAGAAGAGCGACTTCCCCGAACGCAAAGAAAGCGACAACGCCTGGGGGATGGTGATCGATCAGACCGCTTGCATCGGCTGCAATGCCTGCGTGATCGCCTGCCAGGCCGAGAACAACACGCCCATCGTCGGCAAGGAGCAGGTCTCGCACGGGCGAGAAATGCAATGGCTGCGGATCGACCGCTATTACGTGGGCGGCATCGACAACCCCGACACCTATTTTCAGCCCATGCTCTGCATGCACTGCGAGAAGGCGCCGTGCGAGCTGGTTTGCCCGGTGGGGGCGACGGTCCACAGCAGCGAGGGCCTGAACCAAATGATCTACAACCGCTGCGTGGGCACGCGGTATTGCTCGAACAATTGCCCGTACAAGGTGCGGCGGTTCAACTTCTTGAACTACGAGGCGTTCATCAACTACGACACCGAACCGCAACTCGCCATGCTTCGCAACCCGGACGTTACGGTCCGCAGCCGCGGCGTGATGGAGAAGTGCAGTTTTTGCGTGCAGCGCATTCAGGAAGCGAAAATCGAGGCCCACAAGGAAAACCGCGCGATCACCGACCGCGACATTCAAACGGCCTGCCAGCAGGCGTGCCCGACGAGGGCCATCGTGTTCGGCAACTTGAACAACCCGCAGAGCGAGGTCGCGCGGCTCAAAAAGTCGCCGCTGAACTACGGCGTGCTGGCCGAGTTGAACACCCGGCCGCGGACCACGTATTTGGCCCGTTTGCGGAACCCGCATCCGGATCTGGTGGCGGAAGAGACCGGCGACACGCCGCCGCTCGATCCGCGCGACCGCCAGATCGACGATTGGCTGGAGAAGCTGAAAGGGAAGGAAGCGTGA
- the nrfD gene encoding NrfD/PsrC family molybdoenzyme membrane anchor subunit translates to MSDEAATVSSGARIGGLPVIEPGHTYGSVTDKISSIVQTRQPKSWWVGFAVGFTMLMLFLYTTTYLLATGIGIWGNNIPTAWAFPIINFVWWIGIGHAGTFISAILLLLKQEWRTSINRFAEAMTLFAVACAGLFPLLHLGRPWVFYWLLPYPNTMDLWPQFRSPLVWDVFAVSTYATVSLLFWYAGLIPDMATLRDRTHNRFAQIVYGMLAMGWRNSARHWHRYQMAYLLLAGLATPLVLSVHSIVGMDFAVAIVPGWHSTIFPPYFVAGAIFSGFAMVVTLTVPLRWIYGLHDFVTLKHLDNMAKVMLATGSMVGYGYFCEVFYAYYSGNPFERYITVDRMLGGYAWSYWTIITCNALVPQLFWIRGVRRNVIWLFILSLVTQTGMWLERFVIIVTSLHRDFLPSAWRMYYPTVWDITEFLGSIGLFLTLFFLFIRFLPMISIYELRELVSETSE, encoded by the coding sequence GTGAGCGACGAAGCGGCCACAGTTTCGAGCGGCGCACGAATCGGCGGTCTGCCGGTGATCGAGCCGGGCCACACCTACGGCTCGGTCACCGACAAGATCAGCTCGATCGTGCAAACGCGGCAGCCCAAGAGCTGGTGGGTCGGCTTCGCCGTCGGCTTCACCATGCTGATGCTCTTCCTCTATACCACCACCTATTTGCTGGCCACCGGCATCGGCATCTGGGGCAACAACATTCCCACGGCCTGGGCTTTCCCGATCATCAACTTCGTATGGTGGATCGGCATCGGGCACGCGGGCACGTTCATCTCCGCCATTTTGCTGCTGCTGAAACAGGAGTGGCGGACGAGCATCAACCGTTTCGCCGAGGCCATGACGCTGTTCGCCGTGGCCTGCGCGGGGCTGTTCCCGCTGTTGCACTTGGGGCGGCCGTGGGTCTTTTATTGGCTGCTGCCGTATCCGAACACGATGGACCTCTGGCCGCAGTTTCGCAGCCCCTTGGTGTGGGACGTGTTCGCCGTTTCGACCTACGCCACCGTCTCGCTTCTCTTCTGGTACGCCGGGCTGATCCCCGACATGGCCACGCTGCGCGACCGGACTCACAACCGCTTCGCCCAGATCGTCTACGGCATGTTGGCCATGGGCTGGCGCAACAGTGCCCGGCATTGGCACCGTTATCAGATGGCCTATCTGCTGCTGGCCGGGCTGGCCACGCCGCTGGTGCTGTCGGTGCACAGCATCGTGGGCATGGACTTCGCCGTGGCGATCGTGCCCGGCTGGCACAGCACGATCTTTCCGCCCTACTTCGTAGCGGGGGCGATCTTTTCGGGCTTCGCGATGGTCGTCACGCTCACGGTCCCGCTGCGTTGGATTTACGGCCTGCACGATTTCGTGACGCTCAAGCATCTCGACAACATGGCCAAGGTGATGCTGGCGACGGGGAGCATGGTGGGCTACGGCTATTTCTGCGAGGTGTTCTATGCCTATTACAGCGGCAATCCCTTCGAGCGTTACATCACGGTCGATCGCATGCTGGGCGGCTATGCCTGGAGTTACTGGACGATTATTACCTGCAACGCGTTGGTGCCGCAGCTTTTCTGGATCCGCGGGGTCCGCCGCAACGTGATCTGGCTGTTCATTCTCTCCCTCGTGACGCAGACGGGCATGTGGTTGGAGCGGTTCGTGATCATCGTCACGAGTCTGCACCGCGACTTCCTGCCGTCGGCCTGGCGGATGTACTACCCCACCGTGTGGGACATCACGGAGTTTCTTGGATCGATCGGTTTGTTCCTGACGTTGTTTTTCTTATTCATCCGCTTCCTGCCGATGATTTCTATATATGAGTTACGTGAATTAGTGAGTGAGACAAGCGAATGA